A single genomic interval of Cupriavidus sp. MP-37 harbors:
- a CDS encoding IS481 family transposase — MPWSQNTVKQQREEFVRLARQADANIAELCRRFCISRKTGYKWLNREDLDDRTRRPHSSPGRTPAAVEEGVLAIRAEHSAWGARKIARVLERDHCVQIAPSTVNWVLRRHGLIDPAASSAATAWQRFEHDRPNALWQIDFKGHFATDTQRCHPLTVLDDHSRFNVLLRALGNEQFESVQEALEKAFARYGLPERINADNGPPWGSPVPRALTTLGAWLIRLGVRLSHSRPRHPQTNGKDERFHRTMQAELLANQRFRDLDDAQHHFSHWRHVYNFKRPHHALDMETPASRYAPSPRTMPRELPPIEYGSDDIVRKVGDGGRICFRGKTFRVGRALVGTPVALRPRVDLDGTFDVYFCHQKVATIDLQEAN, encoded by the coding sequence TTGCCCTGGAGCCAAAACACCGTGAAGCAGCAAAGAGAAGAGTTCGTCCGCCTGGCACGCCAGGCGGACGCCAATATTGCGGAGCTTTGCCGCCGCTTCTGCATCAGTCGCAAGACCGGTTACAAGTGGTTGAACCGAGAGGATCTGGACGACCGAACTCGGCGGCCACATAGCTCTCCCGGCCGAACTCCAGCTGCCGTCGAAGAGGGCGTGCTAGCGATCCGAGCCGAACATTCGGCCTGGGGCGCCCGCAAGATCGCACGCGTACTGGAGCGTGACCACTGCGTCCAAATCGCCCCGAGCACAGTCAATTGGGTGCTGCGCCGCCATGGCTTGATCGATCCGGCCGCCAGCTCGGCCGCTACAGCCTGGCAGCGCTTCGAGCACGACCGGCCCAATGCACTATGGCAAATTGACTTTAAAGGCCACTTCGCTACCGACACGCAGCGGTGCCACCCACTCACGGTCTTGGACGATCACTCCCGGTTCAATGTGCTGCTCAGGGCCTTGGGCAACGAACAGTTTGAATCCGTACAGGAAGCGTTAGAGAAGGCTTTTGCGCGCTATGGGCTGCCCGAGCGCATCAATGCAGACAACGGCCCGCCCTGGGGTTCTCCAGTGCCCCGTGCACTTACCACGTTGGGTGCTTGGCTGATCCGCCTGGGGGTGCGGCTCAGTCATAGCCGACCTCGCCATCCGCAGACCAACGGTAAGGACGAGCGCTTCCATCGAACCATGCAGGCAGAGCTGTTGGCCAACCAGCGCTTCCGGGATCTGGACGATGCGCAGCATCACTTCAGCCATTGGCGCCACGTGTACAACTTCAAGCGCCCACACCACGCCCTGGATATGGAGACACCCGCAAGCCGCTATGCGCCTAGTCCACGGACGATGCCGCGCGAGCTCCCGCCTATCGAGTACGGCAGCGATGACATCGTGCGAAAGGTAGGCGACGGCGGGCGCATCTGCTTCCGAGGAAAGACGTTCCGGGTCGGACGAGCCTTGGTCGGAACGCCCGTAGCGCTGCGCCCTCGCGTGGATTTGGACGGCACCTTTGATGTCTACTTCTGCCATCAGAAGGTGGCCACAATAGACCTACAGGAGGCCAATTAA
- a CDS encoding YhdP family protein — protein sequence MSSRAPQPADGSPPNGGAGGHEAATTLPASSPASLGIDAPGASRRASAWSRARALARAGARAAAAAVRHPFWRGLGRALVRLALGLAVLALAAGLLIRFVLWPQASAAREWLEQRGSQALSAQVRIGSLDTYWDGWHPAFRARGLSAVDAQQRALLSAATLDGKLAWRSLVSMNLQFVSLSASGTDILVRRTPEGRLLVAGMVVDATGGQPDDDRFLGWLMSQGRVALSDGKLRWLDEKARLPRLDIGEIRLDTRRDGARHTFHLEARSPALGPRPLEVRSSFRDDYLHSAGNWRHWTGQASWDLGQLQLPVLQRYLAMFERVASGTFSTDGSIEFRQGRIVRSQTRLRASGVDLQLAGAAAPLRLANAQALLLHRTERDGSNLLTVDTLLWQPPQPQQPAVPDHSNAPAVADGSWREGMRKVAIGWARAKDGSLSKFSLKAPSLDLNTVRALATSMPIDTAVLRRLRALQPAGHLDNLNVSWSRARAGMLERGGGKPHYSIQGTLREVSVNGQPAVPALDAAGHPRLGTPGFSRLSGTFSLDDQQGSARFEGNDAALVLPGLFEDPRLAFDQIGGDVRWQHRDGKLAVTLESVRFANADAAGSVRGSWREGGDGVSGIADLAGEMSRANVARVPRYLPLSIPAGTRHYLSGALTGGEATGVSFVLRGDLAHFPFQAPHEKAGEFRVEVPIERVSYQIAPHAVPHEPSHGSAGGASSWPAFTDIAGRVVFDRGGMTFLARRATVQDIAGVTLQDVSGRIDDLSPRGKLAIDGSATGPVQGFVRYINASPVREWTGHVADAAKASGNGELKLKLEMPLEHADAARVDGRFRFPGNDVVLGPQMPPLGNASGVITFNEHGFGLENLRARFLGGELRLAGGTQPDGTTRVSASGQASAAGLREAAAGTALAPLAARLEGATGYSAVIGVRERQLQVQLNSELNGMALQLPAPLAKAAVPALPLRVELRPTAHAPNATRASTDELALQLGNVLNARYLLRRDSGNSGNSGSGFEVLAGGIGVQQAAPPPAAGVSAAATFDQLDIDAWRAAFAGGPGNSGSTASAGADEPPSPFLPNRIALRARTLHGMGRTLDEVALDASREADGWNARVDSRQIAGAAQWRPGATPAAGSLRLRLARLNVPDANDEHNVVDALASSIDTLPAIDLVADQFMLRGHDFGKLEVKAHTETSAGGTDPVWTLDKLQIEQPGATLTGNGSWRVPRRLRADASAERRTLLSFAIDVRDAGATLDRLGLPHTLSDGKGKLEGRVAWRGSPLSIDYPTLTGKLSLDLENGQILSVEPGAARLLGVLSLQGLLRFATLDFRTLSGRGLLFDRITGSGTIENGVGTIQDFQLRSPQIIASMSGTANLLRETQDLHVAVVPRINATTTSIAAAFINPALGIGTLAAQLLFADEFSKMFTQHYRISGSWANPQVGKVEDNKAQGPTFQDRADPAFPR from the coding sequence ATGTCCAGCCGCGCCCCACAACCCGCTGACGGTTCTCCCCCCAATGGCGGCGCGGGCGGGCACGAGGCCGCCACCACGCTGCCTGCTTCGTCTCCCGCTTCCCTTGGTATCGACGCCCCCGGCGCCTCGCGCCGGGCCTCGGCATGGTCGCGCGCCCGCGCGCTGGCCCGCGCCGGTGCCCGCGCCGCCGCGGCAGCCGTGCGCCATCCGTTCTGGCGCGGCCTGGGGCGCGCGCTGGTGCGCCTGGCGCTGGGGCTGGCGGTGCTGGCGCTGGCGGCCGGCCTGCTGATCCGCTTCGTGCTGTGGCCGCAGGCCTCCGCCGCGCGCGAGTGGCTGGAACAGCGCGGCTCGCAGGCGTTGTCGGCGCAAGTCAGGATCGGTTCGCTCGATACCTATTGGGACGGCTGGCATCCCGCCTTCCGCGCCCGCGGCCTGAGCGCGGTGGACGCCCAGCAGCGCGCGCTGCTGTCGGCCGCCACGCTCGACGGCAAGCTGGCGTGGCGGTCGCTGGTCAGCATGAACCTGCAGTTCGTCAGCCTGAGCGCCAGCGGCACCGACATCCTGGTGCGCCGCACCCCCGAGGGCCGGCTGCTGGTCGCCGGCATGGTGGTCGACGCCACCGGCGGCCAGCCGGACGACGACCGCTTCCTCGGCTGGCTGATGTCGCAGGGGCGCGTGGCGCTGTCCGACGGCAAGCTGCGCTGGCTCGACGAAAAGGCGCGCCTGCCCCGGCTCGACATCGGCGAGATCCGCCTCGACACCCGCCGCGACGGCGCGCGCCATACCTTCCACCTGGAAGCGCGCTCGCCGGCACTGGGCCCGCGCCCGCTCGAGGTGCGCTCCAGCTTCCGCGACGACTACCTGCACAGCGCCGGCAACTGGCGCCACTGGACCGGCCAGGCCAGCTGGGACCTGGGCCAGCTGCAGCTACCGGTGCTGCAGCGCTACCTGGCGATGTTCGAGCGCGTCGCCAGCGGCACCTTCAGCACCGACGGCAGCATCGAATTCCGCCAGGGGCGCATCGTGCGCAGCCAGACCCGGCTGCGCGCCAGCGGCGTCGACCTGCAGCTGGCCGGCGCCGCCGCGCCGCTGCGGCTGGCCAATGCGCAGGCCCTGCTGCTGCACCGGACCGAGCGCGACGGCAGCAACCTGCTGACCGTCGACACGCTGCTGTGGCAGCCGCCGCAGCCCCAGCAGCCGGCGGTGCCCGACCACAGCAACGCGCCCGCGGTGGCCGACGGCAGCTGGCGCGAAGGCATGCGCAAGGTCGCCATCGGCTGGGCCCGGGCCAAGGACGGCAGCCTCAGCAAGTTCTCGCTGAAGGCGCCCTCGCTGGACCTGAACACGGTGCGCGCGCTGGCCACCTCGATGCCGATCGACACCGCGGTGCTGCGCCGGCTGCGCGCGCTGCAGCCGGCCGGCCACCTCGACAACCTCAACGTCAGCTGGAGCCGCGCGCGCGCCGGCATGCTCGAGCGCGGCGGCGGCAAGCCGCACTACAGCATCCAGGGCACGCTGCGCGAGGTCTCGGTCAACGGCCAGCCCGCGGTGCCGGCGCTGGATGCCGCCGGCCATCCGCGCCTGGGCACGCCGGGCTTCTCGCGTTTGTCCGGCACCTTCTCGCTCGACGACCAGCAGGGCAGCGCGCGCTTCGAGGGCAACGACGCGGCGCTGGTGCTGCCGGGGCTGTTCGAAGACCCGCGCCTGGCCTTCGACCAGATCGGCGGCGACGTGCGCTGGCAGCACCGCGACGGCAAGCTCGCGGTGACGCTGGAGAGCGTGCGCTTTGCCAATGCCGACGCCGCCGGCTCGGTGCGCGGCAGCTGGCGCGAAGGCGGCGATGGCGTCTCGGGCATCGCCGACCTGGCCGGCGAGATGAGCCGCGCCAACGTGGCGCGCGTGCCGCGCTACCTGCCGCTGAGCATTCCGGCCGGCACCCGCCACTACCTGTCCGGCGCGCTCACCGGCGGCGAGGCCACCGGGGTCAGCTTCGTGCTGCGCGGCGATCTGGCGCACTTCCCGTTCCAGGCGCCGCACGAGAAGGCCGGCGAATTCCGCGTCGAGGTGCCGATCGAACGCGTCAGCTACCAGATCGCCCCCCATGCCGTCCCGCACGAGCCGTCCCACGGCAGCGCGGGCGGCGCTTCGTCATGGCCGGCGTTCACCGACATCGCCGGGCGCGTGGTGTTCGACCGCGGCGGCATGACCTTCCTGGCGCGCCGCGCCACGGTGCAGGACATTGCCGGCGTCACGCTGCAGGATGTCAGCGGCCGCATCGACGACCTGAGCCCGCGCGGCAAGCTCGCCATCGACGGCAGCGCCACCGGGCCGGTGCAAGGCTTCGTGCGCTACATCAACGCCTCGCCGGTGCGCGAATGGACCGGGCACGTGGCCGACGCGGCCAAGGCCAGCGGCAATGGCGAGTTGAAGCTCAAGCTGGAGATGCCGCTGGAGCACGCCGACGCGGCCAGGGTCGACGGCCGCTTCCGCTTCCCCGGCAACGATGTCGTGCTCGGCCCGCAGATGCCGCCGCTGGGCAATGCCAGCGGCGTCATCACCTTCAACGAGCATGGCTTCGGGCTGGAGAACCTGCGCGCACGCTTTCTGGGCGGCGAATTGCGCCTCGCCGGCGGCACCCAGCCGGACGGCACCACGCGCGTCAGCGCGAGCGGCCAGGCCTCGGCCGCCGGGCTGCGCGAAGCCGCCGCGGGCACGGCGCTGGCGCCGCTGGCGGCGCGGCTGGAAGGCGCCACCGGCTACAGCGCGGTGATCGGCGTGCGCGAACGGCAGTTGCAGGTGCAGCTGAATTCCGAGCTCAACGGCATGGCGCTGCAGCTGCCGGCACCGCTGGCCAAGGCCGCCGTGCCCGCGCTGCCGCTGCGCGTGGAACTGCGCCCGACGGCGCATGCGCCCAATGCCACCCGCGCCAGCACCGACGAACTGGCGCTGCAGCTGGGCAATGTGCTCAACGCCCGCTACCTGCTGCGCCGCGATAGCGGCAATAGCGGTAACAGTGGCAGCGGCTTCGAAGTGCTGGCGGGCGGCATCGGCGTGCAGCAGGCGGCGCCGCCGCCGGCGGCTGGCGTCAGCGCCGCGGCCACCTTCGACCAGCTCGATATCGATGCCTGGCGTGCGGCCTTCGCCGGCGGCCCTGGCAACAGCGGCAGCACTGCTAGCGCGGGTGCCGACGAGCCGCCCTCGCCGTTCCTGCCGAACCGCATCGCGCTGCGCGCGCGCACGCTGCACGGCATGGGCCGCACGCTGGACGAGGTCGCGCTCGATGCCAGCCGCGAAGCCGACGGCTGGAACGCCAGGGTCGACTCGCGCCAGATCGCCGGCGCGGCGCAATGGCGCCCGGGCGCGACGCCTGCCGCCGGTTCGCTGCGGCTGCGCCTGGCGCGCCTGAACGTGCCCGATGCCAACGACGAGCACAACGTGGTCGATGCCCTGGCCAGCAGCATCGACACCTTGCCCGCGATCGATCTGGTCGCCGACCAGTTCATGCTGCGCGGCCACGACTTCGGCAAGCTCGAGGTCAAGGCGCATACGGAAACCAGCGCAGGCGGCACCGATCCGGTCTGGACCCTGGACAAGCTGCAGATCGAACAGCCCGGCGCGACCCTGACCGGCAACGGCAGCTGGCGCGTGCCGCGCCGCCTGCGCGCCGACGCCAGCGCCGAGCGCCGCACGCTGCTGTCCTTTGCCATCGACGTGCGCGATGCCGGCGCCACGCTGGACCGGCTGGGGCTGCCGCACACGCTCAGCGACGGCAAGGGCAAGCTCGAGGGCCGCGTGGCGTGGCGCGGCTCGCCGCTGTCGATCGACTACCCGACGCTGACCGGCAAGCTGTCGCTGGACCTGGAAAACGGCCAGATCCTCAGCGTCGAGCCGGGCGCGGCGCGCCTGCTGGGCGTGCTCAGCCTGCAGGGCCTGCTGCGCTTCGCCACGCTGGACTTCCGCACGCTCTCGGGGCGCGGGCTGCTGTTCGACCGCATCACCGGCAGCGGCACCATCGAGAACGGCGTCGGCACGATCCAGGACTTCCAGCTGCGCAGCCCGCAGATCATCGCCAGCATGAGCGGCACCGCCAACCTGCTGCGCGAGACCCAGGACCTGCATGTGGCGGTGGTGCCGCGCATCAATGCCACCACCACCTCGATCGCGGCGGCCTTCATCAACCCGGCGCTGGGCATCGGCACGCTCGCCGCGCAACTGCTGTTCGCCGACGAGTTCTCCAAGATGTTCACCCAGCACTACCGGATCTCGGGCAGCTGGGCCAACCCACAGGTCGGCAAAGTGGAGGACAATAAGGCGCAAGGCCCGACCTTCCAGGACCGCGCGGACCCGGCCTTCCCGCGCTAG
- the glnE gene encoding bifunctional [glutamate--ammonia ligase]-adenylyl-L-tyrosine phosphorylase/[glutamate--ammonia-ligase] adenylyltransferase: MTASDPTSSAAGDAADQHGASATPEPAHAASVAPGQGPGTMAAGAFAVTAAQTLQPDGERPGAGGDVLYSAAYSHYARRVLQARPDLPEILAAAVAQPLTRAWMEARLQALHEPSADAEDAAKRSLRRLRAEVMCAVIERDLRGLATLGEVTGAMTDLAELAIQHGLAVLGDDLAATFGRPVGAHSGEVQELVVVGMGKLGGRELNVSSDIDLIFLYDEDGETQGGPRTLSNHEYFIRLGRRLINLLAEVTADGYVFRVDMRLRPNGDAGPLACSLGMLEEYLVVQGREWERYAWIKGRVVSALDSPHAQRTAGLLARLTSPFVFRRYLDYGVIAAIRSLHAQIRSEAAKRSGGLPGHGVNQRSFNIKLGRGGIREIEFMAQVFQLIRGGQDPALRIRPTLEVLAVAVGRGLLPAGQAEQLGDAYRFLRQLEHRLQYRDDAQTHHLPTSPDEQHAVAQMMGCADWPTLLARLAALQEPVAQQFEATFSDPDAGPCEALWPDIVIHDSAARAQDNAHDPSHAEGDSAVPCQRLQAAGFTDCNALLDRLRAIAASLRYRALSEASRARFDQLVNRALDLAARQDDPDSTIGRFIDFLEAISRRASYLSLLSEYPQAMDRVAQTLHASRWAAAYLTRHPQLLDELLDSDALAGAPDWAAFRKRLHERLLAAEGQVEQQMDILRREHHAETFRVLLQDLQGMLTVEQVADRLSDLADAMLDATLETVWRQLATRHREVPRFAVIAYGRLGGKELGYASDLDIIFLYDDEHERAPEVYAAYARRLITWLTSHTAAGALFDVDTRLRPNGAAGLLVTSFDAFRRYQLREGDNTAWVWEHQALTRARFCAGDAAIGARFEALRDEVLCQQRDAAALRGEIAQMRRKVAEGHPNPTELFDLKHDRGGMVDIEFTVQYLVLLHSRAHPQLTRNAGNIALLREAGELGLIDATLALAVGDAYRLFRARQHQLRLDGQAHARVAPASMAAHTAPVRTLWRAVFGED, from the coding sequence ATGACTGCCTCTGACCCGACGAGTTCCGCCGCTGGCGACGCTGCTGACCAACATGGCGCGAGCGCCACACCGGAACCCGCCCATGCGGCCTCCGTCGCACCGGGGCAGGGCCCCGGCACCATGGCCGCCGGCGCCTTTGCCGTCACCGCGGCGCAGACGCTGCAGCCGGACGGCGAACGCCCCGGGGCAGGCGGCGACGTATTGTACTCGGCCGCGTACTCGCACTACGCGCGGCGCGTGCTGCAGGCCCGCCCGGACCTGCCCGAGATCCTCGCCGCCGCGGTGGCGCAGCCGCTCACGCGCGCCTGGATGGAAGCGCGGCTGCAGGCGCTGCACGAGCCCTCGGCCGACGCCGAGGACGCCGCCAAGCGGAGTCTGCGCAGGCTGCGCGCCGAGGTCATGTGCGCGGTGATCGAGCGCGACCTGCGCGGCCTGGCAACGCTGGGCGAGGTCACCGGCGCCATGACCGACCTGGCCGAACTGGCGATCCAGCACGGCCTGGCGGTGCTGGGCGACGACCTTGCCGCGACCTTCGGCCGCCCGGTCGGCGCCCACAGCGGCGAGGTGCAGGAGCTGGTGGTGGTGGGCATGGGCAAGCTGGGCGGACGCGAGCTCAATGTCTCGTCCGACATCGACCTGATCTTTCTCTACGACGAGGACGGCGAGACCCAGGGCGGCCCGCGCACCCTGTCCAACCACGAGTACTTCATCCGCCTGGGCCGCCGGCTGATCAACCTGCTCGCCGAGGTGACCGCCGACGGCTATGTGTTCCGCGTCGACATGCGGCTGCGTCCCAATGGCGATGCCGGCCCGCTGGCCTGCAGCCTGGGCATGCTGGAGGAATACCTGGTGGTGCAGGGCCGCGAGTGGGAGCGCTATGCCTGGATCAAGGGCCGCGTGGTGTCGGCGCTGGACTCGCCCCATGCGCAGCGCACCGCCGGCCTGCTGGCGCGCCTGACCTCGCCGTTCGTGTTCCGGCGCTACCTCGACTACGGCGTGATCGCGGCGATCCGCTCGCTGCATGCGCAGATCCGCAGCGAGGCCGCCAAGCGCAGCGGCGGCCTGCCCGGGCATGGGGTCAACCAGCGCTCGTTCAATATCAAGCTGGGCCGCGGCGGCATCCGCGAGATCGAGTTCATGGCGCAGGTGTTCCAGCTGATTCGCGGCGGCCAGGACCCCGCGCTGCGCATCCGGCCGACGCTGGAGGTGCTGGCGGTGGCGGTCGGGCGCGGCCTGCTGCCCGCCGGCCAGGCCGAACAGCTGGGCGATGCCTACCGCTTCCTGCGCCAGCTCGAACACCGGCTGCAATACCGCGACGATGCCCAGACCCACCACCTGCCGACGTCACCGGACGAGCAGCACGCCGTGGCGCAGATGATGGGCTGCGCCGACTGGCCGACCTTGCTGGCGCGGCTGGCCGCGCTGCAGGAGCCGGTCGCGCAGCAGTTCGAAGCCACCTTCTCCGACCCGGATGCCGGCCCGTGCGAGGCGCTGTGGCCGGACATCGTCATCCACGACAGCGCCGCGCGCGCGCAGGACAACGCCCACGACCCGTCGCACGCTGAAGGCGACAGCGCGGTGCCGTGCCAGCGGCTGCAGGCGGCCGGCTTTACCGACTGCAATGCGCTGCTGGACCGGCTGCGCGCGATCGCCGCGTCGCTGCGCTATCGCGCGCTGTCCGAAGCCAGCCGCGCGCGCTTCGACCAGCTGGTCAACCGCGCGCTCGACCTGGCCGCGCGCCAGGACGATCCCGACAGCACCATCGGGCGCTTTATCGACTTCCTCGAGGCGATCAGCCGGCGCGCCTCCTACCTGTCGCTGCTGTCCGAATACCCGCAGGCGATGGACCGCGTCGCGCAGACGCTGCATGCCTCGCGCTGGGCCGCGGCCTACCTGACGCGCCATCCGCAACTGCTCGACGAGCTGCTCGACAGCGACGCGCTGGCCGGTGCGCCCGACTGGGCCGCGTTCCGCAAGCGCCTGCATGAACGGCTGCTGGCCGCGGAGGGGCAGGTCGAGCAGCAGATGGACATCCTGCGCCGCGAGCACCATGCCGAGACCTTCCGCGTGCTGCTGCAGGACCTGCAGGGCATGCTGACGGTCGAGCAGGTGGCCGACCGCCTGTCCGACCTGGCCGATGCCATGCTCGACGCGACGCTGGAAACGGTGTGGCGCCAGCTGGCCACGCGCCACCGCGAGGTGCCGCGCTTCGCGGTGATCGCGTACGGCCGGCTGGGGGGCAAGGAGCTGGGCTATGCCTCGGACCTGGACATCATCTTCCTGTACGACGACGAGCACGAGCGCGCGCCCGAGGTCTATGCCGCCTATGCGCGCCGCCTGATCACCTGGCTCACCAGCCATACCGCGGCCGGCGCGCTGTTCGACGTCGACACGCGGCTGCGGCCCAATGGCGCGGCCGGGCTGCTGGTGACCAGCTTCGATGCGTTCCGCCGCTACCAGCTGCGCGAGGGCGACAACACCGCCTGGGTGTGGGAGCACCAGGCGCTGACGCGCGCGCGCTTCTGCGCCGGCGATGCCGCCATCGGCGCGCGCTTCGAGGCGCTGCGCGACGAGGTGCTGTGCCAGCAGCGCGACGCCGCGGCGCTGCGCGGCGAAATCGCGCAGATGCGGCGCAAGGTGGCCGAAGGCCATCCTAATCCCACCGAGCTGTTCGACCTGAAGCACGACCGCGGCGGCATGGTCGATATCGAATTCACGGTGCAGTACCTGGTGCTGCTGCACAGCCGCGCCCATCCGCAGCTGACGCGCAACGCCGGCAATATCGCGCTGCTGCGCGAGGCCGGCGAACTGGGCCTGATCGATGCCACGCTGGCGCTGGCGGTGGGCGACGCCTACCGGCTGTTCCGCGCGCGCCAGCACCAGCTGCGGCTCGATGGCCAGGCCCATGCGCGCGTGGCGCCGGCATCGATGGCCGCGCATACCGCGCCGGTGCGCACGCTGTGGCGGGCCGTGTTCGGTGAGGACTGA
- the tldD gene encoding metalloprotease TldD, with amino-acid sequence MNAGDLGIRNLATAQQLLLAPYGLDEARLQRVLADIFTHKVDYADLYFQYTRNEAWSLEEGIVKSGSFSIDQGVGVRAVSGDRTAFAYSDEISLPALSQAAAATRTIGKVGSGRVKVAGELATHAGRNLYAPNDPLDSMSAAEKVALLERIERMARAKDPRVVQVMAGLAGEYDVVLVARSDGVIAADVRPLVRVSVTVIAEQGGRREIGSSGGGGRYAYGYFTDDLLQQYVDEAVSSALVNLDARPAPAGAMTVVLGPGWPGVLLHEAVGHGLEGDFNRKGSSAFAGRMGERVAARGVTVVDDGTLANRRGSLNLDDEGNPTQCTTLIEDGILRGYIQDTLNARLMKMPVTGNARRESYAALPMPRMTNTYMLNGDKDPREIIASVKKGLYAVNFGGGQVDITNGKFVFSASEAYMIEDGKITYPVKGATLVGNGPESLKDVTMIGNDMRLDSGVGVCGKEGQSVPVGVGQPTLRIENMTVGGTA; translated from the coding sequence ATGAACGCCGGCGATCTCGGAATCCGCAACCTGGCCACCGCGCAGCAACTGCTGCTGGCACCGTACGGCCTGGACGAAGCCAGGCTCCAGCGCGTGCTGGCCGATATCTTCACGCACAAGGTCGACTATGCCGACCTCTACTTCCAGTACACCCGCAACGAGGCCTGGAGCCTGGAAGAAGGCATCGTCAAGTCGGGCAGCTTCAGCATCGACCAGGGCGTGGGCGTGCGCGCGGTCTCCGGCGACCGCACCGCCTTCGCCTACTCGGATGAAATCAGCCTGCCCGCGCTGTCGCAGGCGGCAGCCGCCACCCGCACCATCGGCAAGGTCGGCAGCGGCCGCGTCAAGGTCGCCGGCGAGCTGGCCACGCACGCCGGGCGCAACCTGTACGCGCCCAACGACCCGCTCGACTCCATGAGCGCGGCGGAAAAGGTCGCGCTGCTGGAGCGCATCGAACGCATGGCGCGCGCCAAGGATCCGCGCGTGGTCCAGGTCATGGCAGGCCTGGCCGGCGAGTATGACGTGGTGCTGGTGGCGCGCAGCGACGGCGTGATCGCCGCCGACGTGCGCCCGCTGGTGCGGGTCTCGGTCACGGTGATCGCCGAACAGGGCGGGCGCCGCGAGATCGGCTCGTCCGGCGGCGGCGGCCGCTATGCCTACGGCTATTTCACCGACGACCTGCTGCAGCAATACGTGGACGAAGCGGTGTCGTCGGCCCTGGTCAACCTGGATGCGCGCCCGGCCCCGGCCGGCGCCATGACGGTGGTGCTGGGCCCGGGCTGGCCGGGCGTGCTGCTGCACGAGGCGGTCGGCCACGGGCTCGAAGGCGACTTCAACCGCAAGGGCTCGTCGGCGTTCGCCGGCCGCATGGGCGAACGCGTCGCGGCCAGGGGCGTGACCGTGGTCGACGACGGCACGCTGGCCAACCGCCGCGGCTCGCTCAACCTCGACGATGAAGGCAACCCGACCCAGTGCACCACGCTGATCGAGGACGGCATCCTGCGCGGCTACATCCAGGACACGCTCAACGCGCGCCTGATGAAGATGCCGGTCACCGGCAACGCCCGCCGCGAAAGCTACGCCGCGCTGCCGATGCCGCGCATGACCAACACCTACATGCTCAACGGCGACAAGGACCCGCGGGAGATCATCGCCAGCGTCAAGAAGGGCCTGTATGCGGTCAATTTCGGCGGCGGCCAGGTCGACATCACCAACGGCAAGTTCGTGTTCTCGGCCAGCGAGGCCTACATGATCGAGGACGGCAAGATCACCTACCCGGTCAAGGGCGCAACGCTGGTCGGCAACGGCCCCGAATCGCTCAAGGACGTGACCATGATCGGCAACGACATGCGGCTGGATTCCGGCGTCGGCGTGTGCGGCAAGGAAGGCCAGAGCGTACCGGTGGGCGTGGGCCAGCCGACGCTGCGCATCGAGAATATGACGGTGGGCGGGACGGCCTGA
- a CDS encoding carbon-nitrogen hydrolase family protein, whose protein sequence is MIPATPASPAPFRVAAVQTVTGTSLDANLARAEARIAEAAAGGAELVLLPEYFCIMGRAESDKVAVREHDGDGPVQQFLAETARRHGIWLVGGTLPMWCDDPQRVYNTSLAFNPRGERVARYDKIHLFGFTRGTESYDESRTILAGRTPVSFDAPCGRVAMSVCYDLRFPELYRGLAADGGTSLILMPAAFTYTTGQAHWEILLRARAIENQCYVLAAAQGGKHENGRRTWGHSMLVDPWGEVLAMLPEGEGVVGGVIDPARLEEVRQNLPALRHRVL, encoded by the coding sequence ATGATCCCAGCCACCCCAGCCAGCCCTGCCCCGTTCCGCGTTGCCGCGGTCCAGACCGTGACCGGCACCTCGCTTGACGCCAACCTGGCGCGCGCCGAGGCGCGCATCGCCGAGGCCGCCGCCGGCGGCGCCGAGCTGGTGCTGCTGCCCGAATACTTCTGCATCATGGGCCGCGCCGAATCCGACAAGGTCGCCGTGCGCGAGCACGACGGCGACGGCCCGGTGCAGCAGTTCCTGGCCGAGACCGCGCGCCGCCATGGCATCTGGCTGGTCGGCGGCACGCTGCCGATGTGGTGCGACGACCCGCAGCGCGTGTACAACACCTCGCTCGCCTTCAACCCGCGCGGCGAGCGCGTCGCGCGCTACGACAAGATCCACCTGTTCGGTTTCACCCGCGGCACCGAAAGCTATGACGAATCCCGCACCATCCTGGCCGGGCGCACGCCGGTGAGCTTCGACGCCCCGTGCGGCCGGGTTGCGATGTCGGTGTGCTACGACCTGCGCTTTCCGGAGCTGTACCGCGGCCTGGCCGCCGACGGCGGCACCAGCCTGATCCTGATGCCGGCCGCCTTCACCTACACCACCGGGCAGGCCCACTGGGAAATCCTGCTGCGCGCCCGCGCCATCGAGAACCAGTGCTATGTGCTGGCGGCGGCGCAGGGCGGCAAGCACGAGAACGGCCGGCGCACCTGGGGCCATTCGATGCTGGTCGACCCGTGGGGCGAAGTGCTGGCGATGCTGCCCGAAGGCGAAGGCGTGGTCGGCGGCGTGATCGACCCGGCGCGGCTGGAGGAAGTCCGGCAGAACCTGCCGGCATTGCGGCACCGGGTGCTGTAG